One Streptomyces hundungensis DNA segment encodes these proteins:
- a CDS encoding bifunctional GNAT family N-acetyltransferase/acetate--CoA ligase family protein, with protein MTTASDPAYPAHWEADVVLRDGGTARIRPITTEDAERLVSFYELVSDESKYYRFFAPYPRLSAKDVHRFTHHDYVDRVGLAATVGGEFIATVRYDRINAQGRPASAPADEAEVAFLVQDAHQGRGVASTLLEHIAAVARERGIRRFAAEVLPANNKMIKVFTDAGYQQKRSFEDGSVHLTLDLEPTIESLAVQRAREHRAEARSVRRLLAPGSVAVIGAGRAPGGVGRAVLRNLLDAGFTGRVHAVNKALGPGPHEIEGVPAHTGLGAIGEPVDLAILAVPAERVPEAVADCGEHGVQGLLVLSAQYAESGAPGRERQRALVRQARSYGMRLIGPNAFGIINTAQGVRLNASLAPEAPPAGRIGLFTQSGAIGIALLSGLYRRGAGLSTFISSGNRADLSGNDFLQYWYEDPDTDVVLLYLESIGNPRKFTRLARRTAAAKPVVVVKGARHSGATPPGHAVPVTRVPDATVSALLRQAGVILVDTVTELVDAGLLLAGQPLPAGPRVAILGNSESLGLLTYDACLTEGLRPLKPLDLTTGATPADFRAALVAALADDACDAVVVTAIPWVGEHGAMETGDGQVLADALREAAATAPAKPVAVVHVEIGGLAEALSAAARTALRPPTPITPPRPTAQPAPPTAPQHSPADPSPRREARRIPAYPAAERAVRALAEAVRYARWRREAAEPGKAGEYDDIDETGAAALIERLLGPDPDPRGLTLSAPKAEELLARYGIAVHPTLPAPDPERAVEAARRLGYPVALKTTAPHLRHRPDLGGVRLDLADEHQLARAYAELSAALGKPEELMPVVQAMVPRGVDTVVRASIDSAIGAVLSFGLAGAASELLGDTAHRLIPATDRDAHELLRSIRTAPLLFGWRGSAPVDTPALEELLLRVSRLVDDHPEVVAVGLEPVIVAQHGLSVLGANVRLAPAPPRTDLGPRHLPSY; from the coding sequence ATGACGACGGCGTCCGACCCCGCGTACCCCGCTCACTGGGAGGCCGACGTGGTGCTCCGCGACGGCGGCACCGCGCGCATCAGGCCCATCACCACCGAGGACGCCGAGCGGCTCGTCTCCTTCTACGAGCTGGTCTCCGACGAGTCGAAGTACTACCGCTTCTTCGCGCCCTACCCGCGGCTCTCCGCGAAGGACGTCCACCGCTTCACCCATCACGACTACGTCGACCGGGTCGGCCTTGCCGCCACCGTCGGCGGCGAGTTCATCGCGACCGTCCGCTACGACCGCATCAACGCCCAGGGCCGGCCCGCATCCGCCCCCGCCGACGAGGCCGAGGTGGCCTTCCTGGTCCAGGACGCGCACCAGGGGAGGGGCGTCGCCTCCACCCTGCTCGAACACATCGCGGCGGTCGCCCGTGAGCGCGGGATCAGACGGTTCGCCGCCGAGGTACTGCCGGCCAACAACAAGATGATCAAGGTGTTCACGGACGCCGGCTACCAGCAGAAGCGCTCCTTCGAGGACGGCTCGGTCCACCTCACCCTCGATCTGGAACCCACCATCGAGTCGCTCGCCGTGCAGCGCGCCCGCGAGCACCGCGCCGAGGCGCGATCCGTGCGGCGCCTGCTCGCGCCCGGCTCGGTCGCGGTCATCGGCGCGGGCCGCGCCCCCGGCGGCGTCGGGCGCGCGGTCCTGCGCAACCTCCTGGACGCGGGGTTCACCGGACGCGTCCACGCCGTGAACAAGGCGCTCGGCCCCGGCCCGCACGAGATCGAGGGCGTCCCGGCCCACACCGGCCTCGGCGCGATCGGCGAACCGGTGGACCTCGCGATCCTCGCCGTGCCCGCCGAACGGGTGCCCGAGGCCGTCGCCGACTGCGGTGAGCACGGCGTCCAGGGGCTTCTCGTCCTGTCCGCCCAGTACGCGGAGAGCGGCGCGCCGGGCAGGGAGCGCCAGCGCGCCCTGGTCCGCCAGGCCCGCTCGTACGGGATGCGGCTGATCGGCCCCAACGCGTTCGGGATCATCAACACCGCGCAAGGGGTGCGGCTGAACGCCTCGCTGGCCCCCGAGGCCCCGCCCGCGGGCCGGATCGGCCTGTTCACCCAGTCCGGCGCCATCGGCATCGCCCTCCTGTCGGGCCTGTACCGGCGCGGCGCGGGCCTGTCGACGTTCATCTCCAGCGGCAACCGCGCGGACCTCTCCGGCAACGACTTCCTCCAGTACTGGTACGAGGACCCGGACACCGATGTGGTGCTGCTCTACCTCGAATCCATCGGCAACCCGAGGAAGTTCACCCGCCTCGCCCGCCGCACCGCCGCCGCCAAACCCGTCGTGGTGGTCAAGGGCGCCCGGCACAGCGGCGCGACCCCGCCGGGCCACGCCGTCCCGGTGACCCGGGTGCCGGACGCCACCGTCTCGGCGCTGCTGCGCCAGGCGGGAGTGATCCTGGTCGACACCGTCACCGAACTCGTCGACGCGGGCCTGCTGCTGGCGGGCCAGCCGCTCCCGGCCGGGCCGCGCGTGGCGATCCTCGGCAACTCCGAATCGCTCGGCCTGCTCACCTACGACGCCTGTCTGACCGAGGGGTTGCGTCCGCTCAAGCCCCTCGACCTGACCACCGGCGCGACCCCCGCGGACTTCCGCGCGGCGCTGGTGGCCGCCCTCGCGGACGACGCCTGCGACGCGGTCGTGGTCACCGCGATTCCCTGGGTCGGCGAGCACGGGGCGATGGAGACCGGCGACGGCCAGGTCCTCGCGGACGCCCTGCGCGAGGCCGCCGCGACCGCGCCCGCGAAGCCGGTCGCGGTGGTCCACGTGGAGATCGGCGGCCTGGCCGAGGCCCTGTCGGCGGCGGCCAGAACGGCCCTTCGCCCGCCCACCCCGATCACGCCGCCCCGCCCCACCGCCCAGCCCGCGCCGCCAACGGCCCCGCAACACAGCCCCGCCGACCCCTCCCCGCGCCGTGAGGCACGCCGCATTCCCGCCTACCCCGCCGCCGAACGCGCGGTGCGCGCCCTCGCGGAGGCCGTTCGCTATGCGCGGTGGCGCCGGGAGGCGGCCGAGCCCGGCAAGGCGGGGGAGTACGACGACATCGACGAGACGGGCGCCGCCGCGCTGATCGAGCGTCTCCTCGGCCCGGACCCCGACCCCCGCGGTCTGACCCTGTCCGCCCCCAAGGCCGAGGAACTGCTCGCCCGGTACGGCATCGCCGTGCATCCCACGCTGCCCGCGCCCGACCCGGAGCGCGCCGTCGAGGCCGCCCGTCGCCTCGGCTACCCCGTCGCCCTGAAGACCACCGCCCCGCACCTGCGCCACCGCCCCGACCTCGGCGGCGTACGCCTCGACCTGGCGGACGAGCACCAACTCGCCCGCGCCTACGCCGAGTTGAGCGCCGCGCTCGGCAAGCCCGAGGAGCTGATGCCGGTCGTGCAGGCGATGGTCCCGCGCGGTGTGGACACGGTCGTGCGCGCCTCCATCGACTCGGCGATCGGCGCGGTGCTGTCCTTCGGACTCGCGGGCGCCGCCTCCGAGCTGCTCGGCGACACCGCGCACCGGCTGATCCCCGCCACCGACCGCGACGCCCACGAGCTGCTCCGCTCGATCAGGACCGCGCCGCTCCTGTTCGGCTGGCGCGGCTCCGCGCCCGTCGACACCCCCGCGCTGGAAGAGCTGCTGCTGCGGGTGTCGCGCTTGGTCGACGACCACCCCGAGGTCGTCGCGGTGGGTCTTGAGCCCGTCATCGTCGCCCAGCACGGCCTGTCGGTGCTCGGCGCGAACGTCCGCCTCGCCCCCGCCCCGCCCCGCACGGACCTCGGCCCCCGACACCTGCCCAGCTACTGA
- a CDS encoding HPr family phosphocarrier protein, protein MAERRVNVGWAEGLHARPASIFVRAATAAGVPMTIAKADGNPVNAASMLAVLGLGAQGGEEIVLASDAEGADAALDRLAKLVAEGLDELPETV, encoded by the coding sequence ATGGCTGAGCGCCGCGTCAACGTCGGCTGGGCCGAGGGCCTGCACGCCCGCCCCGCGTCCATCTTCGTCCGTGCCGCCACGGCTGCCGGAGTCCCCATGACGATCGCCAAGGCCGACGGCAACCCGGTCAACGCCGCGTCCATGCTGGCGGTCCTCGGCCTCGGCGCCCAGGGCGGCGAGGAGATCGTGCTGGCCTCCGACGCCGAGGGCGCGGACGCCGCGCTCGACCGACTGGCCAAGCTGGTCGCCGAGGGCCTCGACGAGCTCCCCGAGACCGTCTGA
- a CDS encoding GntR family transcriptional regulator has protein sequence MSIPAHSISTALRDDIVSGVLARGSRLIEDVLARRYGVSRVPVREALRTLEAEGFVTTRRHAGAWVAEPTEVEAVDLLELRALVEPLAAARAARRRTEAHLKVLRGLVRLGQDRAARGQGDDLRSLGGWFHETLTQASVSPGLIATLTQLRHKIAWMYVVETPPRPAEAWAELGAITDAVARGDAERARSLTALHAERSFSAHRLRTSVAVRSPQSAVNTKRARA, from the coding sequence ATGAGTATTCCGGCGCATTCGATAAGCACGGCACTGCGCGACGACATCGTCTCGGGTGTCCTGGCGCGCGGCAGCCGGCTCATCGAGGACGTCCTCGCGCGCCGTTACGGCGTCTCCCGCGTCCCGGTGCGCGAAGCCCTGCGCACCCTGGAGGCCGAGGGGTTCGTGACCACCCGCAGGCACGCCGGGGCGTGGGTGGCGGAGCCCACCGAGGTGGAGGCCGTCGATCTCCTCGAACTGCGCGCCCTGGTCGAGCCGTTGGCCGCCGCGCGCGCCGCGCGGCGCCGCACCGAGGCCCATCTCAAGGTGCTGCGCGGCCTGGTGAGGCTGGGTCAGGACCGGGCCGCGCGCGGTCAGGGCGACGACCTGCGCTCGCTCGGCGGCTGGTTCCACGAGACGCTCACCCAGGCCTCCGTAAGCCCCGGACTGATCGCGACGCTCACGCAGTTGCGGCACAAGATCGCCTGGATGTACGTGGTCGAGACGCCGCCCCGGCCCGCCGAGGCCTGGGCCGAACTCGGCGCGATCACCGACGCGGTGGCCCGCGGCGACGCGGAGCGCGCCCGCTCGCTCACGGCGCTCCACGCCGAGCGTTCCTTTTCCGCCCATCGGCTGCGCACGTCCGTGGCGGTGAGATCTCCGCAATCTGCCGTCAACACGAAAAGAGCCCGCGCTTAA
- a CDS encoding M23 family metallopeptidase produces MAFTRATGKHRAPSRMTRRSANIAGIATLATAGVVGTLASPAVAAPTATVDTGLTQAIVIGDSLADQLGAQADAQKQAAAKAQAQAAAEAAAKRAAEQRAQEAREAKERAAREAERKRLNSFVAPIAGSYVSTGYKTGGSLWSSGSHTGIDFHAGIGTSVHAVGLGTVVEAGDGGAYGNNIVIRMNDGTYTQYGHLSVIQVSVGQTVEPGQQIALSGNTGNTTGPHLHFEARTGPEYGSDIDPIAYLRSHGVTV; encoded by the coding sequence ATGGCGTTCACCCGTGCCACCGGGAAGCATCGCGCGCCCAGCCGAATGACGCGCCGCAGCGCGAACATCGCGGGCATCGCCACCCTCGCCACCGCCGGAGTCGTAGGCACCCTCGCCTCGCCGGCCGTCGCCGCTCCCACTGCGACCGTCGACACCGGCCTGACGCAGGCCATCGTCATCGGCGACTCCCTCGCCGACCAGCTCGGAGCCCAGGCCGACGCGCAGAAGCAGGCCGCGGCGAAGGCCCAGGCGCAGGCCGCGGCCGAGGCCGCCGCCAAGCGCGCGGCCGAGCAGCGCGCCCAGGAGGCCCGCGAGGCCAAGGAGCGCGCCGCCCGTGAGGCCGAGCGCAAGCGTCTCAACTCGTTCGTGGCCCCCATAGCGGGCAGTTATGTGTCCACCGGCTACAAGACCGGCGGATCCCTGTGGTCCTCCGGTAGCCACACGGGCATCGACTTCCATGCGGGGATCGGCACTTCGGTGCACGCCGTGGGTCTGGGCACCGTCGTCGAGGCCGGTGACGGTGGCGCCTACGGCAACAACATCGTGATCCGGATGAACGACGGCACGTACACCCAGTACGGCCACCTCTCGGTCATCCAGGTCTCCGTCGGGCAGACCGTCGAGCCGGGCCAGCAGATCGCGCTCTCGGGCAACACCGGCAACACCACGGGCCCGCACCTCCACTTCGAGGCCCGCACCGGCCCGGAGTACGGCTCGGACATCGACCCGATCGCCTATCTGCGCTCGCACGGCGTCACCGTCTGA
- a CDS encoding M16 family metallopeptidase, with protein sequence MEFHPRPTAGTPTPWAFPAPERGTLPNGMTVLRCHRPGQQVVAVEIFLAAPLEAEPAGLDGVATIMARALTEGTDKHSAEEFAAELERCGATIDAHADHPGVRVSLEVPVSRLPKALALLAEALRAPAFADTEIERLVRNRLDEIPHEQANPARRAAKQLSKELFPASARMSRPRQGTEETVAAIDAAAVRSFYEAYVRPATTVTVVVGDLSGTDLDAILADTLGDWTGDLAEPRPVPPITADDRGRVVIVDRPGAVQTQLLIGRIGADRHDRVWAAQVLGTYCLGGTLTSRLDRVLREEKGYTYGVRAFGQVLRSGPDGGAAMLAISGSVDTPNTGPALEDLWKVLRTLAAEGLTDAERESAVQNLVGVAPLKYETAAAVAGTLADQVEQFLPDDYQARLYAQLAETGTVEATAAVVNAFPADRLVTILVGDAARIAEPVRALGIGEVTVVTG encoded by the coding sequence ATGGAGTTCCACCCCCGGCCGACCGCCGGCACCCCCACGCCGTGGGCCTTCCCGGCCCCCGAGCGCGGCACGCTTCCCAACGGCATGACCGTGCTGCGCTGCCACCGGCCGGGCCAGCAGGTCGTCGCCGTCGAGATCTTCCTCGCGGCGCCCCTGGAAGCCGAGCCCGCCGGCCTCGACGGTGTCGCCACGATCATGGCGCGCGCCCTGACCGAGGGCACCGACAAGCACTCCGCCGAGGAGTTCGCCGCCGAGCTGGAGCGGTGCGGCGCCACCATCGACGCGCACGCCGACCACCCCGGCGTCCGGGTCTCCCTCGAAGTGCCCGTCTCGCGGCTGCCCAAGGCCCTCGCGCTGCTCGCCGAGGCGCTGCGGGCCCCCGCGTTCGCCGACACCGAGATCGAGCGTCTGGTGCGCAACCGGCTCGACGAGATCCCGCACGAGCAGGCCAACCCGGCCCGTCGCGCCGCCAAGCAGCTCTCCAAGGAGCTCTTCCCGGCCTCCGCCCGCATGTCCCGGCCCCGCCAGGGCACCGAGGAGACCGTGGCCGCCATCGACGCGGCAGCGGTGCGCTCCTTCTACGAGGCGTATGTGCGGCCCGCGACGACCGTCACCGTGGTCGTCGGCGACCTGTCGGGCACCGACCTCGACGCGATCCTCGCGGACACCCTCGGGGACTGGACCGGCGACCTGGCCGAGCCGCGCCCGGTCCCGCCGATCACCGCCGACGACAGGGGCCGGGTCGTCATCGTGGACCGCCCCGGCGCCGTCCAGACCCAGTTGCTCATCGGCCGCATCGGAGCCGACCGCCACGACCGCGTGTGGGCGGCCCAGGTGCTCGGCACGTACTGCCTGGGCGGCACCCTCACCTCCCGCCTGGACCGCGTGCTGCGCGAGGAGAAGGGCTACACCTACGGGGTCCGCGCCTTCGGCCAGGTGCTGCGCTCGGGGCCGGACGGCGGCGCCGCGATGCTCGCCATCAGCGGCTCGGTCGACACCCCGAACACCGGCCCCGCCCTTGAGGACCTCTGGAAGGTGCTGCGCACCCTGGCCGCCGAGGGCCTCACGGACGCCGAACGCGAGAGCGCCGTGCAGAACCTGGTCGGGGTCGCCCCGCTCAAGTACGAGACGGCGGCGGCCGTCGCGGGCACCCTGGCCGACCAGGTCGAGCAGTTCCTGCCCGACGACTACCAGGCCCGGCTCTACGCCCAGCTCGCCGAGACCGGCACCGTGGAGGCGACGGCGGCGGTCGTCAACGCCTTCCCCGCCGACCGTCTCGTCACGATCCTCGTCGGCGACGCCGCGCGGATCGCGGAGCCGGTCCGGGCGCTCGGCATCGGCGAAGTGACCGTTGTCACGGGCTGA
- a CDS encoding M16 family metallopeptidase: MGHTATAQAGSGGLTATEHRLANGLRVVLSEDHLTPVAAVCLWYDVGSRHEVEGRTGLAHLFEHLMFQGSHQVHGNGHFELVQGAGGSLNGTTSFERTNYFETMPAHQVELALWLEADRMGSLLAALDEQSMENQRDVVKNERRQRYDNVPYGTAFEKLTALAYPEGHPYHHTPIGSMADLDAATLEDARQFFRTYYAPNNAVLSVVGDIDPAQTLAWVEKYFGSIPGHDGKQPPRDGTLPDTIGGQLREVVEEDVPARALMAAYRLPHDGTREADAADLALTVLGGGESSRLHNRLVRRDRSAVAAGFGLLRLAGAPSLGWLDVKTSTGVEVHDIEAAVDEELARFAAEGPTAEEMERAQAQLEREWLDRLGTVAGRADELCRYAVLFGDPQLALTAVDRVLDITAEEVRTVAAATLRPDNRAVLVYEPTGAPEAGNDEEEEAGQ; this comes from the coding sequence ATGGGTCACACGGCCACAGCGCAGGCCGGCTCCGGCGGTCTGACAGCGACTGAGCACCGACTGGCCAACGGCCTGCGCGTGGTGCTCTCGGAGGACCACCTGACCCCGGTCGCGGCGGTGTGCCTCTGGTACGACGTCGGCTCGCGCCACGAGGTCGAGGGGCGTACCGGCCTCGCCCACCTCTTCGAGCACCTCATGTTCCAGGGCTCCCACCAGGTGCACGGCAACGGCCACTTCGAGCTGGTCCAGGGGGCGGGCGGCTCCCTCAACGGCACCACCAGCTTCGAGCGCACCAACTACTTCGAGACCATGCCCGCCCACCAGGTCGAGCTCGCGCTCTGGCTGGAGGCCGACCGCATGGGCTCGCTGCTCGCCGCGCTCGACGAGCAGTCGATGGAGAACCAGCGCGACGTCGTCAAGAACGAGCGCCGCCAGCGCTACGACAACGTGCCCTACGGCACCGCCTTCGAGAAACTGACCGCCCTCGCCTACCCCGAGGGCCACCCCTACCACCACACCCCGATCGGCTCCATGGCCGACCTGGACGCGGCGACCCTCGAAGACGCCCGGCAGTTCTTCCGGACGTACTACGCGCCCAACAACGCGGTGCTCTCCGTGGTCGGCGACATCGACCCCGCCCAGACGCTGGCCTGGGTGGAGAAGTACTTCGGCTCCATCCCCGGCCACGACGGCAAGCAGCCGCCGCGCGACGGCACGCTGCCCGACACCATCGGCGGTCAGCTCCGCGAGGTCGTCGAGGAGGACGTCCCGGCGCGCGCCCTGATGGCCGCCTACCGGCTGCCGCACGACGGCACCCGCGAGGCCGACGCGGCCGACCTGGCGCTGACCGTGCTCGGCGGCGGCGAGTCCTCCCGACTGCACAACCGTCTGGTCCGCCGCGACCGCAGCGCGGTGGCCGCCGGGTTCGGCCTGCTGCGCCTGGCCGGCGCCCCCTCGCTCGGCTGGCTCGACGTCAAGACGTCCACCGGCGTGGAGGTCCACGACATCGAGGCAGCCGTCGACGAGGAGCTCGCGCGGTTCGCCGCCGAGGGCCCGACCGCGGAGGAAATGGAGCGCGCCCAGGCCCAGTTGGAGCGCGAGTGGCTCGACCGGCTCGGCACCGTGGCCGGCCGCGCCGACGAACTGTGCCGGTACGCCGTGCTGTTCGGCGACCCGCAACTCGCCCTGACCGCCGTGGACCGCGTCCTGGACATCACCGCCGAGGAGGTCCGGACGGTCGCCGCGGCCACGCTGCGCCCCGACAACCGGGCGGTCCTGGTGTACGAGCCCACCGGGGCACCCGAGGCAGGCAACGACGAGGAAGAAGAGGCGGGCCAGTGA
- a CDS encoding DNA gyrase/topoisomerase IV subunit A: MARRSTKTPPPPDDFEERILDIDVVDEMQGSFLEYAYSVIYSRALPDARDGMKPVQRRIVYQMNEMGLRPDRGYVKCARVVGEVMGKLHPHGDASIYDALVRMAQPFSMRLPLVNGHGNFGSLGNDDPPAAMRYTECKMADATSLMTESIDEDTVDFASNYDGQEQEPVALPAAYPNLLVNGSSGIAVGMATNMPPHNLGEVIAAARHLIRHPQADLEALMRFVPGPDLPTGGRIVGLQGIKDAYESGRGTFKIRATASVENVTARRKGIVVTELPFTVGPEKVISKIKDLVGSKKLQGIADVKDLTDRSHGLRLVIEIKNGFVPEAVLEQLYKLTPMEESFGINNVALVDGQPLTLGLKELLEVYLDHRFDVVRRRSEFRRTKRRDRLHLVEGLLVALVDIDEVIRIIRSSDNSAQAKERLIEHFSLSEIQTQYILDTPLRRLTRFDRIELESERDRLAGEIDELTGILDSDSELRKLVSAELAAVAKKFSTDRRTVLLESAGSSVTAVALEVADDPCRVLLSSTGLLARTANAEPFTAGEDDKRVKHDVIVSAVPATQRGDVGVVTSGGRLLRLAVIDLPQLPDTASAPNLSGGAPLSEFLSSLEPDETVVCLTTLDESSPGLAIGTEQGVVKRVVPDYPANKDELEVITLKDGDRIVGAAELRTGEEDLVFITDDAQLLRYQASQVRPQGRPAGGMAGIKLTDGAKVISFTVVDPAGDAAVFSVAGSGATLLGDAAVSAKLTPFDQYPRKGRATGGVRCQRFLKGEDKLVLAWAGPAPARAAQTNGAPAQLPEIDPRRDGSGTPLLSPVAVLAGPYA; encoded by the coding sequence ATGGCCCGCCGCAGCACGAAGACCCCGCCGCCGCCCGATGACTTCGAGGAGCGGATCCTCGACATCGACGTCGTCGACGAGATGCAGGGCTCCTTCCTCGAGTACGCGTACTCCGTGATCTACTCCCGGGCCCTGCCGGACGCGCGGGACGGGATGAAGCCCGTCCAGCGCCGCATCGTCTACCAGATGAACGAGATGGGCCTGCGCCCCGACCGCGGCTATGTGAAGTGCGCCCGCGTCGTCGGCGAGGTGATGGGCAAGCTGCACCCGCACGGCGACGCGTCGATCTACGACGCCCTGGTGCGCATGGCGCAGCCGTTCTCCATGCGGCTGCCGCTGGTCAACGGGCACGGCAACTTCGGCTCGCTCGGCAACGACGACCCGCCGGCCGCCATGCGGTACACCGAGTGCAAGATGGCGGACGCCACCTCGCTGATGACGGAGTCGATCGACGAGGACACGGTCGACTTCGCCTCCAACTACGACGGCCAGGAGCAGGAGCCGGTGGCCCTGCCGGCCGCGTATCCGAACCTGCTGGTCAACGGCTCGTCCGGGATCGCCGTCGGCATGGCCACCAACATGCCGCCGCACAACCTGGGCGAGGTCATCGCCGCCGCCCGCCATCTGATCCGCCACCCGCAGGCGGACCTGGAGGCGCTGATGCGCTTCGTGCCGGGTCCCGACCTGCCGACGGGCGGGCGGATCGTGGGCCTTCAGGGCATCAAGGACGCCTACGAGTCGGGCCGCGGCACCTTCAAGATCCGCGCCACCGCCTCGGTGGAGAACGTGACGGCCCGCCGCAAGGGGATCGTCGTCACCGAACTGCCCTTCACGGTCGGTCCGGAGAAGGTCATCTCCAAGATCAAGGACCTGGTCGGCTCGAAGAAGCTCCAGGGCATCGCGGATGTGAAGGACCTGACCGACCGTTCGCACGGGCTGCGTCTGGTCATCGAGATCAAGAACGGCTTCGTCCCGGAGGCCGTCCTGGAGCAGCTCTACAAGCTGACGCCGATGGAGGAGTCCTTCGGCATCAACAACGTGGCCCTGGTGGACGGCCAGCCGCTCACCCTGGGACTCAAGGAGCTCCTGGAGGTCTATCTCGACCACCGCTTCGACGTGGTGCGCCGGCGCAGCGAGTTCCGCCGCACCAAGCGCCGGGACCGGCTGCACCTGGTCGAGGGCCTGCTCGTCGCCCTGGTCGACATCGACGAGGTCATCAGGATCATTCGGTCGAGTGACAACTCGGCGCAGGCGAAGGAGCGGCTCATCGAGCACTTCTCGCTGAGCGAGATCCAGACGCAGTACATCCTGGACACCCCGCTGCGCCGCCTCACCCGGTTCGACCGGATCGAGCTGGAGAGCGAGCGCGACCGGCTGGCCGGCGAGATCGACGAGCTGACCGGGATCCTGGACTCGGACAGCGAGCTGCGCAAGCTGGTCTCGGCCGAACTGGCCGCGGTCGCCAAGAAATTCAGCACCGACCGGCGCACCGTGCTGCTGGAGTCGGCGGGCTCCTCCGTCACGGCCGTGGCGCTCGAAGTCGCGGACGACCCCTGCCGGGTGCTGCTCTCCTCGACGGGTCTGCTGGCCCGCACGGCCAACGCCGAGCCGTTCACGGCGGGCGAGGACGACAAGCGCGTCAAGCACGATGTGATCGTCTCGGCGGTGCCCGCCACCCAGCGCGGCGACGTGGGCGTGGTGACGTCCGGCGGGCGCCTGTTGCGGCTCGCGGTGATCGACCTGCCACAGCTGCCCGACACGGCGTCCGCGCCGAACCTGTCGGGCGGCGCGCCCCTGTCGGAGTTCCTCTCCTCGCTGGAGCCGGACGAGACGGTGGTGTGCCTCACCACGCTCGACGAGTCCTCACCGGGTCTGGCGATCGGCACCGAGCAGGGCGTCGTCAAGCGCGTGGTGCCCGACTACCCCGCCAACAAGGACGAGTTGGAGGTCATCACCCTCAAGGACGGTGACCGGATCGTGGGCGCGGCCGAGCTGCGCACCGGCGAGGAGGACCTGGTCTTCATCACCGACGACGCCCAGTTGCTGCGCTACCAGGCGAGCCAGGTGCGCCCCCAGGGCCGGCCCGCGGGCGGCATGGCCGGCATCAAGCTGACCGACGGCGCCAAGGTCATCTCGTTCACGGTGGTCGACCCGGCCGGGGACGCGGCGGTGTTCTCGGTGGCGGGCTCGGGCGCCACCCTGCTCGGTGACGCGGCGGTCTCCGCGAAGCTGACGCCGTTCGACCAGTATCCGCGCAAGGGCCGGGCCACCGGCGGGGTGCGCTGTCAGCGCTTCCTCAAGGGCGAGGACAAGCTGGTGCTCGCCTGGGCCGGTCCGGCCCCGGCCCGTGCGGCGCAGACCAACGGCGCCCCGGCCCAGCTCCCGGAGATCGACCCGCGCCGCGACGGTTCGGGTACGCCGCTGCTCTCGCCGGTGGCGGTGCTCGCGGGCCCGTATGCGTAA